In Streptomyces alboniger, the following are encoded in one genomic region:
- a CDS encoding lysine N(6)-hydroxylase/L-ornithine N(5)-oxygenase family protein, producing MTAPADPHQPPAPYDFIGIGLGPFNLGLACLTEPLDELNGLFLESKPDFEWHSGMFLEGAHLQTPFMSDLVTLADPTSPYSFLNYLKESGRLYSFYIRENFYPLRTEYNDYCRWAAARLSSIRFSTTVDEVTYEDDLYVVRTTDGDLFRARRLVLGTGTPPHLPAACDGLGGDAIHNSRYLQSKAQLQKKESITLVGSGQSAAEIYYDLLSEIDVHGYRLNWVTRSPRFFPLEYTKLTLEMTSPEYIDYFHALPEATRYRLETAQKGLFKGIDGELINAIFDLLYQKNLTGPVQTRLLTNTALTEATYDSESRTYTLGLRQEEQEKDFRLRTQGLILATGYRYQVPEFLAPVRDRIRWDGRGRYDVARNYSIDTTGSGIYLQNASVHTHSITSPDLGMGAYRNASIVRELAGREVYPVEKSIAFQEFAAPEGVLI from the coding sequence TTGACCGCGCCTGCTGACCCCCACCAGCCGCCCGCGCCGTACGACTTCATCGGCATCGGCCTCGGCCCGTTCAACCTCGGCCTCGCCTGCCTGACCGAGCCGCTGGACGAGCTGAACGGCCTCTTCCTGGAGTCCAAGCCCGACTTCGAGTGGCACTCGGGGATGTTCCTGGAGGGCGCCCACCTCCAGACCCCGTTCATGTCGGACCTGGTCACGCTGGCCGACCCGACATCGCCGTACTCCTTCCTCAACTACCTGAAGGAATCGGGACGGCTGTACTCCTTCTACATCCGCGAGAACTTCTACCCCCTGCGGACCGAGTACAACGACTACTGCCGCTGGGCCGCCGCCCGGCTCTCCTCGATCCGCTTCAGCACGACGGTCGATGAGGTCACCTACGAGGACGACCTCTACGTCGTACGGACCACCGACGGCGACCTCTTCCGCGCCCGCCGCCTCGTCCTCGGCACCGGCACCCCGCCGCACCTGCCCGCAGCCTGCGACGGCCTGGGCGGAGACGCGATCCACAACTCCCGCTACCTCCAGAGCAAGGCGCAGCTCCAGAAGAAGGAGTCGATCACGCTCGTCGGCAGCGGCCAGTCCGCCGCCGAGATCTACTACGACCTCCTGAGCGAGATCGACGTCCACGGCTACCGGCTCAACTGGGTGACCCGCTCCCCGCGCTTCTTCCCCCTCGAGTACACCAAGCTGACGCTGGAGATGACCTCTCCGGAGTACATCGACTACTTCCACGCGCTGCCCGAGGCGACCCGCTACCGCCTGGAGACGGCGCAGAAGGGTCTGTTCAAGGGCATCGACGGCGAGCTGATCAACGCCATCTTCGACCTGCTCTACCAGAAGAACCTCACCGGGCCCGTCCAGACCCGGCTGCTGACCAACACCGCACTGACCGAGGCGACGTACGACAGCGAGAGCCGCACGTACACGCTGGGACTGCGCCAGGAGGAGCAGGAGAAGGACTTCCGGCTCCGCACCCAGGGTCTGATCCTCGCCACCGGCTACCGGTACCAGGTCCCCGAGTTCCTCGCGCCGGTCCGCGACCGCATCCGCTGGGACGGCCGGGGCCGCTACGACGTGGCGCGCAACTACAGCATCGACACCACCGGGAGCGGCATCTACCTCCAGAACGCCTCGGTCCACACCCACTCGATCACCAGCCCCGACCTCGGCATGGGCGCGTACCGCAACGCGTCCATCGTCCGCGAGCTGGCCGGGCGCGAGGTCTACCCGGTCGAGAAGTCCATCGCGTTCCAGGAGTTCGCGGCCCCGGAGGGAGTCCTCATATGA
- a CDS encoding GNAT family N-acetyltransferase — MTTDRDMTTDRGAGGDFTFRPLDPLTDAEMLHGWVTHPKASFWMMQDASLPDVEREYMAIAAAEHHDAFIGLHKGVPTFLMERYDPAHVELVGLYEPLPGDVGMHFLTAPSDVRIPGFTRGVITAVMRELFADPATERVVVEPDVRNTAVHALNEAVGFRPERVIHKPEKEALLSFCTREQFEAAVRERELAI, encoded by the coding sequence ATGACCACCGATCGCGATATGACCACCGATCGCGGCGCGGGCGGCGACTTCACGTTCCGCCCCCTCGATCCCCTGACCGACGCCGAGATGCTGCACGGCTGGGTCACCCACCCCAAGGCCTCCTTCTGGATGATGCAGGACGCCTCGCTGCCCGACGTCGAGCGCGAGTACATGGCGATCGCGGCCGCCGAGCACCACGACGCGTTCATCGGCCTGCACAAGGGCGTCCCCACGTTCCTGATGGAGCGGTACGACCCCGCGCACGTCGAACTCGTCGGCCTGTACGAGCCGCTCCCCGGCGACGTCGGCATGCACTTCCTCACCGCGCCCTCCGACGTCCGCATCCCCGGCTTCACCCGCGGCGTGATCACCGCGGTGATGCGGGAGCTGTTCGCCGACCCGGCGACCGAGCGCGTCGTCGTCGAGCCGGACGTGCGCAACACGGCGGTGCACGCCCTCAACGAAGCCGTCGGATTCCGCCCCGAGCGCGTCATCCACAAGCCGGAGAAGGAAGCACTGCTGAGCTTCTGCACCCGCGAACAGTTCGAAGCAGCAGTACGTGAAAGGGAACTGGCGATATGA
- a CDS encoding IucA/IucC family protein, whose product MTLSDAVAHLSPERWATADRLLIRKALAEFAHERLLTPEPLGEGAYVVRSDDGLTRYRFTAAVLRLDHWQIDAESITRHRDGTELPLNALEFFTELRGALGLSDAILPVYLEEISSTLSGICYKLTKPAVPAAELSRSGFQEIETGMTEGHPCFVANNGRLGFGVHEYLSYAPETASPVRLIWLAARKDRAAFTAGAGLDYESFLRAELGEETLARFDRVLRDKGLDPAEYLLIPAHPWQWWNKLSVTFAAEVAQGRLVCLGEGDDEYLAQQSIRTFFNRTSPEKHYVKTALSVINMGFMRGLSAAYMEATPAINDWLANLIETDETLRGTGLTIIRERAAVGYRHLEYEAATDRYSPYRKMLAALWRESPVPSLEEGEQLATMASLLHVDRDGGSFAGALIERSGLAPTEWLRRYLHAYLTPLLHSFYAYDLVFMPHGENVILVLKDGVVQRAIFKDIAEEIAVMDPDAVLPPVVERIRVEVPEDKKLLSIFTDVFDCFFRFLSANLVTEGLIDEDAFWGSVAACVTAYQEATPHLADKFKQYDMFAPEFALSCLNRLQLRNNEQMVDLADPSGALQLIGTLKNPIA is encoded by the coding sequence ATGACCCTGTCCGACGCCGTGGCGCACCTGTCCCCGGAGCGCTGGGCCACAGCCGACCGCCTGCTCATCCGCAAGGCGCTCGCCGAGTTCGCCCACGAGCGGCTGCTCACGCCCGAGCCGCTGGGCGAGGGCGCGTACGTGGTCCGCAGCGACGACGGCCTCACCCGTTACCGCTTCACCGCCGCCGTGCTGCGCCTGGACCACTGGCAGATCGACGCCGAGTCGATCACCCGTCACCGCGACGGCACCGAACTCCCGCTGAACGCCCTGGAGTTCTTCACCGAACTGCGCGGCGCCCTCGGCCTGAGCGACGCGATCCTGCCGGTCTACCTGGAGGAGATCTCCTCCACCCTCTCCGGCATCTGCTACAAGCTCACCAAGCCCGCGGTCCCCGCCGCCGAGCTGTCCCGCTCCGGCTTCCAGGAGATCGAGACGGGCATGACCGAGGGCCACCCCTGCTTCGTCGCGAACAACGGGCGGCTCGGCTTCGGCGTGCACGAGTACCTCTCGTACGCGCCCGAGACGGCGAGCCCCGTACGCCTGATCTGGCTGGCGGCGCGCAAGGACCGGGCCGCCTTCACCGCGGGCGCCGGCCTCGACTACGAGTCGTTCCTCCGCGCCGAACTGGGCGAGGAGACCCTGGCCCGCTTCGACCGCGTCCTGCGCGACAAGGGCCTGGACCCGGCGGAGTACCTGCTCATCCCCGCCCACCCCTGGCAGTGGTGGAACAAGCTGTCGGTGACCTTCGCCGCCGAGGTCGCCCAGGGCCGCCTCGTCTGCCTCGGCGAGGGCGACGACGAGTACCTCGCGCAGCAGTCGATCCGCACCTTCTTCAACCGGACCTCCCCGGAGAAGCACTATGTGAAGACGGCCCTGTCCGTCATCAACATGGGCTTCATGCGCGGTCTGTCGGCCGCCTACATGGAGGCGACCCCGGCGATCAACGACTGGCTCGCGAACCTCATCGAGACCGACGAGACGCTGCGCGGGACCGGCCTGACGATCATCCGCGAGCGCGCGGCCGTCGGCTATCGCCACCTGGAGTACGAGGCCGCCACCGACCGCTACTCCCCCTACCGCAAGATGCTCGCCGCCCTGTGGCGGGAGAGCCCCGTGCCGTCCCTCGAAGAGGGCGAGCAGCTGGCGACGATGGCCTCGTTGCTGCACGTCGACCGCGACGGCGGGAGCTTCGCCGGGGCGCTCATCGAGCGCTCGGGCCTCGCTCCCACCGAGTGGCTGCGCCGCTATCTGCACGCGTACCTGACGCCGCTGCTGCACAGCTTCTACGCGTACGACCTGGTCTTCATGCCGCACGGCGAGAACGTGATCCTCGTCCTGAAGGACGGCGTCGTCCAGCGCGCGATCTTCAAGGACATCGCCGAGGAGATCGCGGTGATGGACCCGGACGCCGTCCTGCCGCCGGTCGTCGAGCGCATCCGCGTGGAGGTCCCGGAGGACAAGAAGCTCCTGTCGATCTTCACGGACGTCTTCGACTGCTTCTTCCGCTTCCTGTCGGCGAACCTCGTCACCGAGGGCCTCATCGACGAGGACGCCTTCTGGGGATCCGTCGCCGCGTGCGTGACGGCCTACCAGGAGGCGACCCCGCACCTGGCCGACAAGTTCAAGCAGTACGACATGTTCGCCCCGGAGTTCGCGCTGTCCTGCCTGAACCGGCTCCAGCTGCGCAACAACGAGCAGATGGTGGACCTCGCGGACCCCTCGGGGGCGCTGCAACTGATCGGGACGCTGAAGAACCCGATCGCCTGA
- a CDS encoding beta-N-acetylhexosaminidase has product MAAAGVSSFAAAPAPSGAAEAPLTPLGRIVPAPMKAEAGGAGYEITARTRIRVGSPEERRVGEYLAKVLRPSTGYELPVTTGEGGDGIRLRISAEPENKVLGGEGYRVISTRGSLTITSWSDAGLFHGVQTVRQQLPAAVEKKTKQRGPWRVAGGTIKDMPRYGYRSTMLDVSRHFFTVDQVKHYIDQAALYKMNKLHLHLSDDQGWRIAIDSWPRLATYGGSTQVGGGKGGYYTKAQYKEIVAYAASRHLEVVPEIDMPGHTNAALASYAELNCDGVAPPLYTGTAVGFSSLCVKKDVTYDFVDDVVRELAAMTPGEYLHIGGDEAHSTSHEDFVAFMDKVQPVVAKYGKKVMGWHQLAGAEPAEGAVAQYWGYDRTGAAEREQVVNAARNGTKLVLSPADRSYLDMKYTADTPLGLSWAGLVEVRRSYDWDPGTYLQGVPADAVMGVEAPLWTETLSTSAHLDYMAFPRLPGIAELGWSPAATHDWEQYKGRLAAQAPRWDALGIGFYRSPQVPWPAR; this is encoded by the coding sequence GTGGCGGCCGCCGGAGTCTCCTCGTTCGCCGCCGCCCCCGCCCCCTCGGGCGCGGCCGAAGCCCCGCTCACCCCGCTCGGCCGGATCGTGCCCGCGCCGATGAAGGCCGAGGCGGGCGGCGCCGGTTACGAGATCACCGCAAGGACCCGGATCCGCGTCGGCAGCCCCGAGGAGCGGCGCGTGGGCGAGTACCTCGCGAAGGTGCTGCGCCCCTCCACCGGCTACGAACTCCCGGTCACCACCGGTGAGGGCGGCGACGGCATCCGGCTGCGGATCAGCGCCGAGCCGGAGAACAAGGTCCTCGGCGGCGAGGGCTACCGGGTCATCTCGACGCGCGGCTCCCTCACCATCACCTCCTGGTCGGACGCCGGGCTCTTCCACGGCGTCCAGACGGTGCGCCAGCAACTGCCCGCGGCCGTGGAGAAGAAGACGAAGCAGCGCGGCCCGTGGCGCGTCGCGGGCGGCACCATCAAGGACATGCCGCGCTACGGCTACCGCTCCACGATGCTCGACGTCTCGCGGCACTTCTTCACCGTCGACCAGGTCAAGCACTATATCGACCAGGCGGCGCTCTACAAGATGAACAAGCTGCACCTGCACCTGAGCGACGACCAGGGCTGGCGCATCGCCATCGACTCCTGGCCGCGCCTGGCCACGTACGGCGGCTCCACACAGGTCGGCGGCGGCAAGGGCGGCTACTACACGAAGGCGCAGTACAAGGAGATCGTCGCCTACGCCGCCTCGCGGCATCTGGAGGTCGTCCCCGAGATCGACATGCCGGGGCACACCAACGCCGCGCTCGCCTCGTACGCCGAACTGAACTGCGACGGCGTCGCCCCGCCGCTCTACACCGGTACCGCGGTCGGATTCAGCTCGCTGTGCGTGAAGAAGGACGTGACGTACGACTTCGTGGACGACGTGGTCCGGGAGCTGGCCGCCATGACGCCCGGCGAGTACCTCCACATCGGCGGCGACGAGGCGCACTCGACCAGCCACGAGGACTTCGTCGCCTTCATGGACAAGGTGCAGCCGGTGGTCGCCAAGTACGGCAAGAAGGTCATGGGCTGGCACCAGCTCGCCGGCGCCGAGCCCGCCGAGGGCGCCGTCGCCCAGTACTGGGGCTACGACAGGACCGGCGCCGCCGAGCGCGAGCAGGTCGTGAACGCCGCGAGGAACGGCACCAAGCTGGTCCTCTCCCCGGCCGACCGCTCCTACCTCGACATGAAGTACACCGCGGACACGCCGCTCGGCCTGTCCTGGGCGGGCCTCGTCGAGGTGCGGCGCTCCTACGACTGGGACCCGGGGACGTATCTCCAGGGGGTGCCCGCCGACGCGGTCATGGGTGTCGAGGCACCGCTATGGACGGAGACCCTGTCGACCTCCGCGCACCTCGACTACATGGCGTTCCCGCGGCTCCCCGGCATCGCCGAACTCGGCTGGTCGCCCGCGGCCACGCACGACTGGGAGCAGTACAAGGGGCGGCTCGCCGCGCAGGCCCCGCGCTGGGACGCGCTCGGCATCGGCTTCTACAGGTCGCCGCAGGTGCCCTGGCCCGCCCGGTAG
- a CDS encoding DUF4429 domain-containing protein, whose amino-acid sequence MAEIIQRDGTWTFDGETLRLVPGHDKSVSLLRKTLGELAIPVGALAGIAFEQGKKSGRLRLRLRDGADPLLQAAGGQLTDAADPYQLVVEPDRYGVAEYLVDEVRNAHLIEQVPAAPCTAYLLAGPAVPLSVSAGDGTVSFDGERVRLEWNWKTEDAKSASGTRSLALADVAAVEWQPAVGLENGYLRFTVKNAPTKAPPKYDPNSVELWGFKKDPLMALVAAAVQARLPHPSAPVPPAAPVDTPPDGPKSLTPAPAPADDHDALLRRLRELGELHRSGILTDEEFAAAKQAVLRRM is encoded by the coding sequence ATGGCGGAAATCATCCAGCGTGACGGCACCTGGACCTTCGACGGAGAGACACTGCGGCTCGTTCCGGGCCACGACAAGAGCGTGTCCCTGCTGCGCAAGACGCTGGGCGAACTGGCCATACCGGTCGGCGCGTTGGCGGGCATAGCCTTCGAGCAGGGCAAGAAGTCGGGCCGGTTGCGGCTGCGCCTGCGGGACGGCGCCGACCCGCTGCTCCAGGCGGCCGGCGGACAGCTGACGGACGCCGCCGACCCCTACCAGCTGGTGGTGGAGCCGGACCGGTACGGCGTGGCGGAGTACCTGGTCGACGAGGTGCGCAACGCCCATCTGATCGAACAGGTACCGGCCGCGCCCTGCACCGCCTACCTCCTCGCGGGCCCGGCCGTGCCGCTGTCCGTCTCCGCGGGGGACGGCACGGTGAGCTTCGACGGGGAGCGCGTCCGGCTGGAGTGGAACTGGAAGACGGAGGACGCGAAGTCCGCGTCCGGCACGAGGTCGCTGGCGCTCGCCGATGTCGCCGCGGTGGAGTGGCAGCCCGCGGTCGGCCTGGAGAACGGCTATCTGCGGTTCACCGTGAAGAACGCGCCGACCAAGGCGCCGCCGAAGTACGACCCGAACTCGGTCGAGCTGTGGGGCTTCAAGAAGGACCCGCTGATGGCCCTGGTCGCCGCCGCGGTCCAGGCCCGCCTCCCCCACCCCTCGGCCCCCGTGCCCCCGGCCGCCCCGGTGGACACGCCGCCCGACGGCCCCAAGAGCCTCACCCCGGCACCGGCCCCGGCCGACGACCACGACGCCCTGCTGCGCCGCCTGCGCGAGCTGGGCGAACTCCACCGGTCCGGCATCCTCACGGACGAGGAGTTCGCGGCGGCCAAGCAGGCGGTCCTGCGCCGCATGTGA